The proteins below come from a single Pseudomonas sp. MYb118 genomic window:
- a CDS encoding ABC transporter substrate-binding protein, whose amino-acid sequence MVEFTRRKFLQASGIAGVGLMAGGLIRPSFAADSSLYEAARKEGALNLYWGSYEQKTIEAIRDAFIKRYPGIKVNLLRQASQTIYTRLRLELQNNAPNCDSLGSTNILHYLELKKIGALLPYKPAGTEFLPSEFQGLDKDDMYQVGAISLTCLNFQSDKVTSAPATWEAALDGQWANKLTVGSPAFSGDVASWLVAMRKKYGDNYLKELSKLNPKVGQSNVDTVTDILSGERLVGLGAPFSFSLTQRAAGNPINVQPPTDGTILNLGLNAIPLKAPHPNAAKLFSDFLYDLEVSQILAANFWPTLRTDVPWAEGRSLDQIQWYRNPPEDLAAEVAEGIAKWKEIIG is encoded by the coding sequence ATGGTCGAATTTACACGGCGCAAATTTTTGCAGGCCAGCGGTATCGCCGGCGTGGGCTTGATGGCGGGAGGCTTGATCCGGCCTTCATTTGCCGCCGACTCATCGCTGTATGAAGCCGCCCGCAAAGAAGGGGCGCTCAACCTGTACTGGGGCTCGTACGAGCAGAAGACCATCGAAGCCATTCGCGACGCCTTCATCAAGCGTTATCCGGGCATCAAGGTCAACCTGCTGCGCCAGGCCTCGCAGACCATCTACACGCGCTTGCGCCTGGAGTTGCAGAACAACGCGCCCAACTGCGACTCGCTGGGCAGCACCAACATCCTGCATTACCTGGAACTGAAGAAAATCGGCGCGCTGTTGCCCTACAAACCGGCCGGCACCGAGTTCCTGCCGAGCGAATTCCAGGGCCTGGACAAGGACGACATGTACCAGGTCGGCGCCATCAGCCTGACGTGCCTGAACTTCCAGTCGGACAAGGTCACCTCGGCCCCGGCCACCTGGGAGGCGGCACTCGACGGCCAGTGGGCCAACAAGCTGACCGTGGGCAGCCCGGCGTTTTCCGGTGACGTGGCCTCCTGGCTGGTGGCGATGCGCAAGAAATACGGCGACAACTACCTCAAGGAGCTGAGCAAGCTCAACCCGAAGGTCGGCCAGTCGAACGTCGATACCGTCACCGACATTCTCTCCGGCGAACGTCTGGTGGGCCTGGGTGCGCCGTTCAGTTTCTCGCTGACGCAAAGGGCGGCGGGCAACCCCATCAATGTGCAGCCACCAACTGACGGCACCATTCTCAACCTGGGGCTCAACGCCATTCCGCTCAAGGCGCCCCACCCGAATGCGGCCAAGCTGTTCTCCGATTTCCTCTACGACCTGGAGGTCTCGCAGATCCTGGCCGCCAACTTCTGGCCGACCCTGCGCACCGATGTGCCCTGGGCCGAAGGCCGCAGCCTGGATCAGATCCAGTGGTACCGCAACCCACCGGAAGACCTGGCGGCAGAAGTGGCCGAGGGTATCGCCAAATGGAAAGAAATCATTGGTTGA
- a CDS encoding ABC transporter permease, with translation MGVFAIDSSPAASRAGIRRHRPWVRWTVVSLVLLCLFALVAQPVGWIVYNSLHDDATQQWTLNNYARLVTAKGMLAPLGNSIILAFSTALFSTLLGVPLAWLVARTNMPGRGLIRMLTLGAFVTPSFIGALGWILLAAPNAGWLNSLYRYLFDSTQPLLNIYSMGGAIFVCAIYTVPYTFTIVASALDDMAVELEDAATTLGAGVLRTMFSVTIPMVMPAVIVGFILSFIQGMTLFGVPAFLLTPSGTAVVTTKLAEFYQLFPPELYMAAAYCMPLLLLTGGLFWVRRKILGRKRFVMIGGKSRAGRRIDLKGWRWGGLAFALIVPVTAVLLPYFALIVVSLSKAWGQGPSLANLTFHWYRWAILENGETQAAILNSLSYAAGAATICVLLGAVIAYIVERRLVAGTTLIAGLTNLPIIIPGIVLSVGFFAAYTQPPLSLYGTSAIIVAAFVATFLPIAYSHGGAILKGISPDLERVARILGASEAKTFTSITAPLMRSGLISGWLLVFIPVMRELSVAVFLITPSTNVMTTLIYNYKDGGNYEAVAAASVLLLVVTMLVVALAQLLNVKLAKHKRASTGLTSTQPGAAQ, from the coding sequence ATGGGCGTTTTTGCAATAGATTCATCGCCGGCCGCCTCCAGGGCCGGCATCCGGCGACACCGACCCTGGGTGCGCTGGACCGTGGTCTCGCTGGTGCTGTTGTGCCTGTTTGCGCTGGTCGCGCAACCGGTGGGCTGGATTGTCTACAACAGCCTGCACGATGACGCGACACAGCAGTGGACGCTGAACAACTACGCACGGCTGGTGACCGCCAAGGGCATGCTGGCGCCGCTGGGCAACTCGATCATCCTGGCGTTTTCCACGGCGCTGTTCTCGACCCTGCTCGGTGTGCCGCTGGCCTGGCTGGTGGCTCGCACCAACATGCCGGGGCGCGGGCTGATCCGCATGTTGACCCTCGGCGCGTTCGTCACGCCGTCGTTCATCGGTGCGCTGGGCTGGATCCTGTTGGCCGCACCGAATGCCGGTTGGCTCAACTCGCTGTATCGCTACCTGTTCGACAGCACGCAACCGCTGCTGAACATCTACTCGATGGGGGGCGCGATCTTCGTCTGTGCGATCTACACCGTGCCGTACACCTTCACCATCGTCGCCAGTGCCCTGGATGACATGGCGGTGGAACTCGAGGATGCGGCGACGACCCTCGGTGCCGGGGTGCTGCGTACGATGTTCAGCGTGACCATCCCGATGGTCATGCCAGCAGTGATCGTCGGTTTCATCCTGTCGTTCATCCAGGGCATGACGTTGTTCGGGGTGCCGGCCTTCCTGCTGACGCCTTCGGGCACGGCGGTGGTGACCACCAAACTGGCCGAGTTCTATCAGTTGTTCCCGCCTGAGCTGTACATGGCGGCGGCCTACTGCATGCCGTTGTTGCTGTTGACCGGCGGCTTGTTCTGGGTGCGCCGGAAGATCCTGGGGCGCAAACGCTTCGTCATGATCGGCGGCAAGAGCCGCGCAGGCCGGCGCATCGACCTCAAGGGCTGGCGCTGGGGCGGGCTGGCGTTCGCCTTGATCGTGCCGGTGACGGCGGTGCTGCTGCCGTACTTCGCGCTGATTGTGGTGTCGCTGTCCAAGGCCTGGGGCCAGGGGCCGTCGCTCGCCAACCTGACCTTCCACTGGTACCGCTGGGCGATCCTGGAAAACGGCGAAACCCAGGCGGCGATCCTCAACTCGTTGTCCTATGCCGCGGGCGCGGCGACGATCTGTGTGCTGCTCGGTGCGGTGATCGCCTACATCGTCGAGCGTCGGCTGGTGGCGGGCACGACCCTGATCGCCGGCCTGACCAACCTGCCGATCATCATTCCGGGGATCGTGTTGTCGGTGGGCTTCTTCGCCGCCTACACGCAGCCGCCGCTGAGCCTGTATGGCACCTCGGCGATCATCGTCGCAGCGTTCGTCGCCACGTTCCTGCCGATTGCCTATTCCCATGGCGGGGCGATCCTCAAAGGCATCAGCCCTGACCTTGAGCGGGTGGCGCGGATCCTGGGGGCGAGCGAGGCGAAAACCTTCACCAGCATCACCGCACCGCTGATGCGCTCGGGGCTGATCTCCGGCTGGCTGCTGGTGTTCATTCCGGTGATGCGCGAACTGTCGGTGGCGGTGTTCCTGATCACCCCGAGCACCAACGTCATGACCACGCTGATTTACAATTACAAGGACGGCGGCAACTACGAAGCGGTGGCTGCGGCCAGCGTGTTGCTGCTGGTGGTGACCATGCTGGTGGTGGCGCTCGCGCAACTGCTGAACGTCAAGCTGGCCAAACACAAACGCGCAAGTACTGGGCTCACCAGTACCCAACCAGGAGCTGCCCAATGA
- a CDS encoding ABC transporter ATP-binding protein has product MSQIHIRNLQKSFGQFQALKGIDLTVEDGTLLALLGPSGCGKSTTLQLLAGFETPSGGEIRVNDRVISSPQGVVPPERRDISLVFQNYAVWPHKTVAENVAFGLQIRKVPRAELEQKLKKALKTVHLDHLADRYPSELSGGQQQRVALARALIVEPSILLLDEPLSNLDAHLREEMRFEIRRVHDLLGLTTVYVTHDQGEALVTANQVAVMNGGSVQQLGSPREIFERPANAFVAAFIGSNNVIPARMTPGGTAQFGEQALKGVDRSGVKPGDEVTLCIRPSKVRVVGPGQGADNVLPGTVLRTAYLGEYCDVLVDIGNGATVRAFTPPHIDYQVGQVVLLQLPQDDCHLLQPGSRVTS; this is encoded by the coding sequence ATGAGCCAGATCCACATTCGCAACCTGCAAAAAAGCTTCGGCCAGTTCCAGGCGCTCAAGGGCATCGACCTGACGGTCGAGGACGGCACGCTGCTGGCCTTGCTCGGCCCTTCCGGTTGCGGCAAGTCGACCACCCTGCAACTGCTGGCCGGTTTCGAAACCCCCAGCGGTGGCGAGATCCGCGTCAACGACCGGGTGATCTCCAGTCCCCAGGGCGTGGTGCCCCCCGAGCGCCGGGACATTTCCCTGGTGTTCCAGAACTACGCGGTGTGGCCGCACAAGACCGTGGCCGAGAACGTTGCCTTCGGTTTGCAGATCCGCAAGGTGCCGCGCGCGGAGCTGGAGCAGAAGCTGAAGAAAGCCCTGAAGACCGTGCACCTCGATCACCTGGCCGACCGCTATCCGTCCGAATTGTCCGGCGGCCAGCAGCAACGTGTAGCCCTGGCGCGGGCGCTGATCGTCGAGCCGAGCATCCTCTTGCTCGACGAGCCGCTGTCCAACCTCGATGCGCACCTGCGGGAAGAAATGCGCTTCGAAATCCGCCGCGTGCACGACCTGCTCGGCTTGACCACGGTGTACGTGACCCACGACCAGGGCGAGGCGCTGGTCACGGCCAACCAGGTGGCGGTCATGAACGGCGGCAGCGTCCAGCAACTGGGCTCGCCCCGGGAGATCTTCGAGCGACCGGCGAACGCTTTTGTGGCCGCCTTCATCGGCAGCAACAACGTGATTCCCGCACGCATGACGCCCGGTGGAACCGCGCAGTTCGGCGAACAAGCGTTGAAGGGCGTCGATCGCAGCGGGGTCAAACCTGGCGACGAGGTCACCCTGTGCATCCGTCCTTCGAAAGTCCGGGTGGTCGGGCCGGGGCAGGGCGCGGACAACGTCTTGCCTGGCACGGTGTTGCGCACGGCGTATCTGGGTGAGTACTGCGACGTGCTGGTGGACATCGGCAACGGCGCCACGGTGCGGGCGTTCACCCCGCCGCATATCGACTATCAGGTGGGGCAGGTGGTGTTGTTGCAACTGCCGCAAGACGACTGCCACCTGCTGCAACCGGGCAGCCGCGTCACCAGTTGA
- a CDS encoding EamA family transporter, producing the protein MKTRHLLLAISITAIWGLNFSVIKLGLSTVDPLILAGLRFTLCALPAILFIGKPDVQWRYIIGYGLVFGIGLWGVVNLGIKAGLSAGIASLVLQFSAFFTILLGAWVFKEKVSRSQLAGMAIALGGLLSILSIVDGTVTAAGLILVLLGALAWSAANIINKKARTTQVFAFLVWSSAFSPIPLFALEYAVNGSAGYSALLHQLDYRAVLSILFQVYPNTLFGYWVWNSLLKQYPVSTVAPLSLLVPVFGLLGSVMIFDEHLSLNKVIAVVLIVAGLGVGLYGQRLLGAVRKRWSRCAA; encoded by the coding sequence ATGAAGACACGGCACCTGCTGCTCGCCATCTCGATCACCGCCATCTGGGGCCTGAACTTCTCGGTGATCAAACTGGGCCTGAGCACCGTCGACCCGCTGATCCTCGCTGGCCTGCGCTTCACCCTCTGCGCCCTGCCGGCAATCCTGTTCATCGGCAAACCCGATGTGCAATGGCGCTACATCATCGGCTACGGGCTGGTGTTCGGCATCGGCCTGTGGGGCGTGGTCAACCTGGGGATCAAGGCCGGTCTCTCCGCGGGCATCGCCTCGCTGGTGCTGCAGTTCAGTGCGTTTTTCACCATCCTGCTCGGCGCGTGGGTGTTCAAGGAAAAGGTCTCGCGCTCGCAACTGGCGGGCATGGCAATCGCACTGGGCGGCCTGTTGAGCATCCTCTCCATCGTCGATGGCACCGTCACCGCCGCCGGGCTGATCCTGGTGCTGCTGGGCGCACTGGCCTGGAGTGCCGCCAACATCATCAACAAGAAAGCCCGCACCACCCAGGTGTTCGCCTTCCTGGTGTGGTCCAGCGCGTTCTCGCCGATCCCGCTGTTTGCACTGGAGTACGCGGTGAATGGCTCGGCGGGCTACAGCGCACTGCTGCACCAACTGGACTACCGCGCCGTGTTGTCGATCCTGTTCCAGGTGTACCCCAACACGCTGTTCGGTTACTGGGTGTGGAATTCACTGCTCAAGCAATACCCGGTGTCCACCGTCGCGCCGCTGTCGTTGCTGGTGCCGGTGTTCGGCCTGCTGGGCTCGGTGATGATTTTTGACGAGCATTTGTCGTTGAACAAAGTCATCGCCGTGGTGCTCATCGTCGCCGGGCTTGGGGTTGGCCTGTATGGGCAGCGCCTGCTGGGTGCGGTGCGCAAGCGCTGGAGCCGTTGCGCGGCGTGA
- a CDS encoding CaiB/BaiF CoA transferase family protein, which yields MSTKTQNSNKGPLNGIRVIDATHMLAGPYATWLLASLGAEVIKVERPNGGDYTRGVAPFKDDGSVYFNSVNRNKRSLTLNLKDEEGKAVLRQLLSTADVFVENNRAGAMERLGFGYEAVREYNPGVVYASISGFGQDGPYKHLPSFDVVAQAMSGMMSITGEEFGPPARVGISLGDIGSGLFTTVGVLAALVDKERNGGTGAFIDISMLDCQLAMMENAVARYLQVGDVPKRLGSRHALIAPFQAFPTADEPIAICVDTEEQWQRMCVAMDRAVWIDDPLLRDGPLRAQNHAHLEPLMKTRLTDYGREHWLKTLQAADVPCSPINTVAEAIADPQVQHRGMIVEVPAQSGNCYVKHPLHMPYTEMVDEQPSPSLGQHSASVLSELGYSEEQIVSYKARGVI from the coding sequence ATGTCCACGAAAACGCAAAACTCCAATAAAGGCCCGCTCAATGGCATACGCGTGATCGACGCCACGCATATGCTGGCCGGTCCCTATGCCACCTGGTTGCTGGCCAGCCTGGGCGCCGAAGTGATCAAGGTCGAACGGCCCAATGGCGGCGATTACACCCGCGGTGTCGCACCGTTCAAGGATGATGGCAGCGTGTATTTCAACAGCGTTAACCGCAACAAGCGCAGCCTGACCCTCAACCTGAAGGATGAAGAGGGTAAGGCGGTGCTGCGCCAATTGTTGTCGACCGCCGACGTGTTCGTGGAAAACAACCGCGCCGGCGCCATGGAGCGCCTGGGCTTCGGTTATGAAGCCGTCCGTGAATACAACCCGGGCGTGGTCTATGCGTCCATCTCCGGGTTTGGCCAGGACGGGCCGTACAAGCATCTGCCGTCGTTCGACGTGGTGGCCCAGGCCATGTCCGGCATGATGAGCATCACCGGTGAAGAGTTCGGGCCGCCGGCGCGAGTGGGGATTTCCCTGGGTGACATCGGCTCGGGCCTGTTCACCACAGTGGGCGTGCTGGCGGCCTTGGTCGACAAGGAGCGCAACGGCGGCACCGGCGCGTTCATCGACATCTCGATGCTCGATTGCCAGTTGGCGATGATGGAAAACGCCGTCGCGCGGTATCTGCAAGTCGGTGACGTGCCCAAGCGCCTCGGCAGTCGCCATGCCCTGATTGCACCGTTCCAGGCCTTCCCGACGGCGGATGAGCCGATTGCCATTTGTGTGGACACCGAAGAACAGTGGCAGCGCATGTGCGTGGCCATGGATCGCGCAGTGTGGATCGACGACCCGCTGCTGCGCGACGGCCCGCTGCGGGCGCAGAACCATGCGCACCTTGAGCCCTTGATGAAAACCCGATTGACCGATTACGGCCGCGAACATTGGCTCAAGACCCTGCAAGCAGCGGACGTGCCGTGCAGCCCGATCAACACCGTGGCCGAAGCCATCGCCGACCCGCAGGTGCAGCACCGCGGGATGATCGTCGAAGTGCCGGCGCAATCGGGTAATTGCTATGTGAAGCATCCCCTGCACATGCCCTACACCGAGATGGTCGATGAACAACCCTCGCCAAGCCTGGGACAACACAGCGCCAGTGTGTTGAGTGAGTTGGGCTACAGCGAGGAGCAGATCGTTTCGTACAAGGCTCGAGGGGTGATTTGA
- a CDS encoding winged helix-turn-helix transcriptional regulator produces MVEDTSPQASECPVARTLEVIGDRWSLMIIRDAFDDIRRFSEFQKNLGVARNILTARLKALVEVGVFEVRPASDGSAYKEYVLTEKGREVFPIVVSLRQWGERFLFAPGETRSLLLDDEQNQPVMPIEVRSANGRKLGPTDCHRVRIVTE; encoded by the coding sequence ATGGTGGAAGACACCTCACCGCAAGCCAGCGAGTGCCCGGTGGCCAGGACGCTGGAAGTCATTGGTGATCGCTGGTCGCTGATGATCATCCGCGATGCGTTCGACGACATCCGCCGGTTCAGCGAATTCCAGAAGAATCTGGGGGTGGCCAGGAACATCCTCACTGCGCGGTTGAAAGCGCTGGTTGAAGTGGGGGTGTTCGAGGTACGACCGGCGTCGGACGGCAGCGCCTACAAGGAATACGTCCTGACGGAAAAGGGGCGGGAAGTTTTCCCGATCGTCGTCAGCTTGCGCCAATGGGGCGAACGCTTCCTGTTCGCCCCCGGCGAAACGCGCTCCCTGCTGCTCGATGACGAACAGAACCAGCCGGTCATGCCAATCGAAGTGCGCTCAGCCAACGGCCGCAAACTCGGCCCGACGGACTGCCACCGGGTGAGGATCGTCACGGAGTGA
- a CDS encoding Gfo/Idh/MocA family protein: protein MQPIRLGLVGYGKIAQDQHVPAIKANPAFQLVSVATQGQPCAGVENFKSLGELLENGPPVDAIAFCTPPQGRFALVQQALAAGKHVLVEKPPCATLGEAMALVDQARQQGVSALFAWHSRYAPGIEAARDWLASRTLQSVQIDWKEDVRKWHPGQAWIWQPGGLGVFDPGINALSIVTHLLPLPLFVESAELRVPDNCQSPIAASIKMSDARQLDVRAEFDFDHGHDELWSIEIRCTEGTLRLDNGGALLSIDGERQVVSQEGEYAAVYRHFQQLIGDKASDLDLQPLRLVADSFFVGSRTQVAPFYD from the coding sequence ATGCAACCGATTCGTCTCGGTCTGGTGGGTTACGGCAAGATTGCCCAGGATCAACACGTGCCGGCGATCAAGGCCAATCCCGCATTCCAGCTGGTGTCCGTCGCCACTCAGGGGCAGCCCTGCGCCGGGGTGGAGAACTTCAAGTCCCTGGGGGAACTGCTGGAAAACGGCCCGCCCGTCGATGCAATCGCCTTCTGCACGCCGCCGCAAGGCCGCTTCGCCCTGGTGCAACAGGCGCTCGCCGCCGGCAAACACGTGCTGGTGGAAAAACCGCCCTGCGCCACGTTGGGTGAGGCCATGGCATTGGTCGATCAGGCCAGACAGCAGGGTGTCAGCGCCTTGTTCGCCTGGCATTCGCGCTACGCCCCCGGCATCGAGGCCGCCCGTGACTGGCTGGCCAGCCGCACCCTGCAAAGCGTGCAGATCGACTGGAAGGAAGACGTACGCAAATGGCACCCCGGCCAGGCCTGGATCTGGCAACCGGGCGGACTGGGCGTGTTCGATCCGGGCATCAATGCCCTGTCGATCGTCACGCATCTGCTGCCGTTGCCGCTGTTCGTCGAGTCTGCCGAGTTGCGCGTGCCGGACAACTGCCAGTCGCCGATTGCCGCATCCATCAAAATGTCTGACGCGCGCCAGCTCGATGTTCGCGCCGAATTCGACTTCGACCACGGCCACGACGAACTGTGGAGCATCGAGATTCGCTGCACCGAAGGCACCTTGCGCCTGGATAACGGCGGTGCGCTGTTAAGCATCGACGGTGAGCGCCAGGTCGTGTCGCAGGAGGGTGAGTACGCGGCGGTGTACCGGCACTTCCAGCAGTTGATTGGCGACAAGGCCAGCGACCTGGATCTGCAACCGCTGCGACTGGTGGCTGACAGCTTTTTTGTCGGCAGTCGCACGCAAGTGGCGCCGTTCTACGACTGA
- a CDS encoding acyltransferase family protein has product MTVITTDDKHRLALVDALRCFAAFWVVLFHLSEGTHIPTLLAALPQWVKLAVFDAGHLGVPIFFVLSGIVMATTTARVTMNNANAANFVARRLVRLAPPYYAAIALGVAVIAAKRLLGQPDIEIPGASSILAHTLFLQDFLGIRNIITVFWTLCIEVQFYIAFALLMWLADQAAGSELFSSRNHFIWASALLALLWPTEIIHSIGWKGGFIGFWYSFMTGVLCAQTLSGTAQSRYIAMGYSAVVLLIGVLGDDSFAMAAGLTGLSFCLLLNRSVTLGFLTSYPVQKMALISYSLYLFHSPVTGTFMRVYRRFMPEGLASDILATVLIIVCCIVTAAIAYLLFERPAIAWSRRIKFKRTDTPVPAPL; this is encoded by the coding sequence ATGACGGTAATCACCACTGACGACAAGCATCGCCTTGCCTTGGTTGACGCCCTGCGCTGTTTCGCCGCCTTTTGGGTGGTGCTGTTTCACTTGTCCGAAGGTACTCACATCCCCACCCTGCTCGCTGCCCTGCCGCAATGGGTGAAGCTGGCCGTGTTCGATGCCGGACATCTGGGCGTGCCGATCTTTTTCGTGCTGAGCGGCATTGTCATGGCGACCACCACGGCGCGTGTGACCATGAACAATGCCAACGCCGCCAACTTCGTCGCCCGCCGCCTCGTGCGCCTGGCGCCGCCCTACTACGCCGCCATCGCCCTGGGGGTGGCGGTGATCGCCGCCAAGCGCCTGCTCGGCCAGCCTGACATCGAGATTCCGGGGGCTTCGAGCATTCTTGCGCACACGCTGTTCCTGCAGGATTTCCTCGGTATCCGCAACATCATCACGGTGTTCTGGACCCTGTGTATCGAGGTGCAGTTCTACATCGCCTTTGCCCTGCTGATGTGGCTGGCGGATCAGGCCGCCGGCAGCGAGCTGTTCTCCAGCCGCAACCATTTCATCTGGGCGAGCGCGTTGCTGGCGCTGCTCTGGCCCACCGAAATCATTCACTCGATCGGCTGGAAAGGCGGGTTCATTGGGTTCTGGTACAGCTTCATGACCGGTGTGTTGTGCGCCCAGACCTTGTCGGGCACGGCGCAGAGTCGCTATATCGCCATGGGGTACAGCGCCGTGGTGCTGTTGATCGGCGTGCTCGGTGATGATTCGTTTGCCATGGCGGCGGGGTTGACCGGTCTGTCGTTCTGCCTGCTGCTCAATCGGTCGGTTACCCTGGGTTTTCTGACCAGCTATCCGGTGCAGAAGATGGCACTGATTTCCTACAGCCTGTACTTGTTCCATTCCCCGGTGACCGGGACGTTCATGCGTGTTTACCGGCGCTTCATGCCCGAGGGTTTGGCCTCGGACATCCTGGCGACGGTGCTGATCATCGTCTGCTGTATCGTCACGGCCGCCATCGCCTACCTCCTGTTCGAGCGCCCCGCCATCGCCTGGAGCCGGCGCATCAAATTCAAACGCACCGACACCCCGGTACCGGCCCCCCTATAG
- a CDS encoding MFS transporter, with product MTAHTALRPANSSVGLSPSLTLLFSMTCALAVANVYFAQPLLDTMAQDLKVEPSRIGMVVTATQVGYALGLLFIVPLGDLLDRKRLVLMQVLLSAVALTLVGSATQWLLLLAAMIAVGLLAVVVQVLVAYAAVLATPAQRGQAVGTVTSGIVLGILMARFTSGLIADLAGWRAVYFVSSGLMLVLAVVLYNRTPNAAIPQGKHSYPSLIRSLFMLFLSEQTLRIRGLFALFIFAAFSVLWTAMVLPLSAPPLSLSHTAIGLFGLAGIAGALAARRSGRWADQGYGQRVTGLSLALLTLSWLPIAFAETSLLALIVGVILLDFAVQAVHVTNQSLIFAARPDAQSRMVGAYMCCYSVGSTLGAAAATQAYAMWGWPAVSLLGALISASALGLWCFTSSTTAQGPSA from the coding sequence ATGACAGCTCATACCGCCCTCCGACCCGCCAATTCGTCTGTGGGGCTTTCGCCATCACTGACCCTGCTGTTTTCCATGACCTGTGCGCTCGCGGTCGCCAACGTCTACTTCGCACAGCCCCTGCTCGACACCATGGCCCAGGACCTGAAGGTCGAGCCGTCGCGGATCGGCATGGTGGTGACCGCGACCCAGGTGGGTTATGCCTTGGGCCTGTTGTTCATCGTGCCATTGGGCGACCTGCTCGACCGCAAGCGGCTGGTTCTGATGCAAGTGCTGCTATCGGCGGTGGCGCTGACGCTGGTCGGCTCGGCCACACAATGGTTGCTGCTGTTGGCCGCGATGATCGCGGTCGGCCTGCTCGCCGTGGTGGTGCAGGTGCTGGTGGCTTATGCCGCCGTGCTGGCGACACCCGCACAACGTGGGCAGGCGGTGGGCACCGTCACCAGCGGCATTGTCCTGGGCATCCTGATGGCCCGGTTCACCTCCGGGCTGATCGCCGATCTTGCCGGTTGGCGCGCGGTGTATTTCGTTTCATCCGGGCTGATGCTGGTGCTTGCGGTGGTGCTCTACAACAGGACCCCCAACGCTGCGATCCCGCAGGGCAAACACAGCTACCCGTCGCTGATCCGCTCGCTGTTCATGCTGTTTCTGAGCGAACAGACCCTGCGGATCAGAGGCCTGTTCGCCCTGTTCATCTTCGCCGCCTTCTCGGTGCTGTGGACCGCGATGGTCCTGCCCTTGAGCGCCCCGCCGCTGTCGCTTTCGCACACCGCCATCGGCCTGTTCGGCCTGGCCGGCATTGCAGGTGCCCTGGCCGCCAGACGATCCGGCCGCTGGGCCGATCAAGGTTACGGGCAGCGGGTGACCGGACTGTCGTTGGCGCTCCTGACCCTGTCCTGGCTGCCCATCGCCTTCGCCGAAACGTCGCTGCTCGCGCTGATTGTCGGGGTGATCCTGCTCGACTTCGCCGTGCAAGCGGTACACGTCACCAACCAGAGCCTGATTTTCGCCGCACGCCCCGACGCCCAGAGCCGCATGGTGGGCGCCTACATGTGCTGTTACTCGGTGGGCAGTACGCTCGGCGCCGCTGCCGCGACCCAGGCGTATGCAATGTGGGGCTGGCCGGCCGTCAGCCTGCTCGGCGCCCTGATCAGTGCCAGCGCGCTGGGACTCTGGTGTTTCACCTCTTCGACAACCGCTCAAGGACCTTCAGCATGA
- a CDS encoding enoyl-CoA hydratase: MKVSETTEIVRQRRGCVEWVIFNRPDALNAMSPAMEETLTGIFLDLARDDSVKALVLTGATGKRPSFMAGADFGALEDAKTEAEFLELEGHSETLIAALEALKFPTLAAIAGPCVGGGALIAAACDVRLISPSARFGFPIARTVGNCLSALNYQRLIDLFGPAMTKEMVFSARLVDAPGLMASGAFRELVEEDQLEAAAERVSEQLTQLAPLTLWATKTVLRRLRDAQVANVQDEDVLLGCYQSGDFREGVSAFQQKRAPAWQGR; this comes from the coding sequence ATGAAAGTGAGTGAAACCACAGAGATCGTTCGACAACGCCGGGGCTGCGTCGAATGGGTGATTTTCAATCGGCCCGATGCGCTCAACGCGATGTCGCCGGCCATGGAAGAAACCCTGACCGGGATCTTTCTCGACCTGGCCCGGGACGACTCGGTCAAGGCGCTGGTGCTGACCGGGGCGACCGGCAAGCGGCCTTCGTTCATGGCGGGCGCCGATTTCGGTGCGTTGGAAGATGCCAAAACCGAGGCCGAGTTTCTCGAGCTCGAAGGCCACAGCGAAACCCTGATCGCCGCCCTCGAAGCGCTGAAGTTTCCCACGCTGGCGGCGATTGCCGGGCCTTGTGTCGGCGGCGGCGCCTTGATCGCCGCGGCCTGCGACGTGCGCCTGATCAGTCCTTCGGCGCGCTTCGGTTTCCCCATCGCCCGAACGGTCGGCAACTGTCTGAGCGCGTTGAATTATCAGCGCCTGATCGACCTGTTCGGCCCGGCGATGACCAAGGAAATGGTGTTCAGCGCACGGCTGGTGGATGCGCCCGGCTTGATGGCCAGCGGTGCCTTTCGCGAGCTGGTCGAGGAGGATCAGTTGGAGGCCGCCGCCGAGCGGGTTTCCGAACAATTGACGCAATTGGCGCCGCTGACGTTGTGGGCGACCAAGACGGTGCTGCGGCGTCTGCGCGATGCGCAGGTGGCCAATGTCCAGGATGAAGACGTGCTGCTGGGCTGCTACCAGTCCGGGGATTTCCGCGAAGGCGTTTCGGCCTTTCAGCAAAAGCGTGCGCCTGCCTGGCAAGGGCGCTAA